In Capsicum annuum cultivar UCD-10X-F1 chromosome 8, UCD10Xv1.1, whole genome shotgun sequence, the genomic window ACACTTTTTTATAATGATAGTTTCTTATGTTGGTAATTTTTATCGCTTAAATTTTTCATTGACAAAAACAAAATGGTAAATCATAgtctacaaaaattaaatttttgatgttGCAGTTTAAACTATAACTAAATATGATGAACACAGTtacacattaatttttttttcatagagtaaatttattatttcactttttcttttaatctggataattagcagtaaaataatgtcttaaataagcgagaaaattaaataagggagaataataatgatgagagagaaaaaaagatagatattaattaggataacattaagtttgaaattataattatcttattcttaaaaactgctatatacgtaatattgaaaaagtaatgttataaggagagttttatgtaaaaatttaaaagattgaggttatatgtaaaaataataaaagttggaattggagttgaaaaattgtgaaaacacaaaaaacctatttttccttttcaaaaaatatttccggaattatttttcgaatttttatggccaaacactaCAATTTTCAActctgaaatttttttttggaaaaaagaaaaaattttcatggccaatcGGGCCCTTAATATTTGGTGACATTTGGAGAGATTTCTCATCCTATAAACTGAAATTTTATTCACCATTGTAAGACACATTTGAATAGACTTAAAGAAGTAAAGTTATCTCTCGTCTCTACGTATTTTATGTCatattctttttcttgttttcaaatTTATACTGTTTTGAGGTTAATTTTTGAACAACTATCACTAtagtttaagttttttttaatctcattatactttttaattagtttttctttttaaaataattaatatttttgtaattttaacttttcacataatatatttaaaatcataaaattaaaaaataattttatatattttatttattttaatttaataccatcaaattttaaaattttaatttattatattttatctaaaGTCAAGATCATACAAATTGAAAGGAGTAATTGCCATAGATAGTCACTCATATTTTGATaattgcctacaaatatcacttttaTTTCTTTTCGTACAAGAATATCACCCAATTATCcctattttcctcaaaaaatacttaacactttAAAAATCTACTTCTCTCCTACTTCTCTCCTTCTTAGCATGCCATGTTgctaaaatcctattttcttaataataaacCTGTGTAATTCTTCAAAATCAGTTATTCAAACCTTTGTCTTATAAACTACAAGAAAAtctaaattaagtaaaaaaaattattgaaaatttgcAAAAAAATTTACCGGTAACTTAATTCTTTACAAGTTTTTCAACCAAACTAATTCGATGAAAAACCTAAAACTTTTTCTATCAAACaaaatttgaaggagaaaatctatttttttttgtcaaacaaAATTCGCATGTAGATCACCTGCAAAATTTTAAgcaagatctttttgataaaaaatggattcatcttgtGAATTTTCCACAAATAAATTCATAAACGAATCAAATAAATCTGCAAAGTTAACATAGGCAAAAAACTTCagaaaacaaaaatttattatttttaatttagttttttcatattaatttttatttctattatattatacttgtcttattatataattaaacgTCAATTTATATTCTTTCCTCATCCTAAACCCACAAAAAACAAGCGATAATTGATTGGGTACTATTTTAAAGATTCATTTGTAATATTAgatcattttgttaatatttttttaaaaatttaatttgtttcatgactaaataatttttctttccttcaaaaataGTACATTTAGTACGTATATGAAAATCCGAAAgccatcatttttatttcttttacattttaagaatctttagtatatgaaataaataaccaaaaaatattaaattagtattaatttatataaataccttgaattttaaaaaatattattaagtggtgaaataaataaattagaaaaagtttgaaaagtatcaaataaaataattcaaaccttTACACACCAACTACTTCATTGATGAGTAATGTGCATAGTATTATCAGACGAGTTATTTCCTTTTAAGTTATGAGATTATCTAATATTTTTACCATGTGGTGTAACTGTTGatctcgactgtacctccatttcgGAACCAAGTCGGGAAATCATAAAATTTCTTGTATTATCTAAgtagagtctggatctttcatagttcGTATACTTCGAGAGGTTAGAACTGTTGTATGAACATAAAAAAGGAGtctagccggacatagtcacggcgtAGATCTGGGAGAATTAAAGAAGACAACaaagtaaaaagtaaaatttaaatatgtATGTACCTTGCCGGAGAGTCGCCGGAATAATATTCACAAAGCCAACTTTATTGCTTTACTAAGATTATTacaagagagaataagagagaattTCTAAAAAATtccttgttcttcttctttagaATGAGGCTCCTTTTATAGAAGAGAAAAaggaatcttgcacagtaatatgTGGGACCTGTGCACAGTGTTTTTCCACAGTATTTTGACACAGTGTTTTACCACAGTATTTTGAAATAGTATTAGCAATAATTATTACatattcagatttattttttgtggccccATCGTAGAAATTCTTCTGCGTTGGCTAATACTTCGTCTGCATTCAGGGTTTCTGGTGGCTGGGAATCCGTGATATCATCAGTGTTTCGCTCCGTGCTATTCATAGATGTGTCTGAAGTCTGTTCGACTGTATGAAGTAATTTGTCCCGGACTTCGGCCAGATATTCTTCAATGAGTTGGAGCTTATTTCCATCATGAGCAGAGATTCTCCTAGAGACATAATTGAGTGATTTATCTtcaattaaaatagattttttgggTGTTCTTTCATATGCGGAGattttttccttgatttctttCTTTTGGTCATGTCCATAGGGAAGTTTGGTGTCGGGGTCTATTCTGAGCAGTTTATcccagaaattacaataaaaagtcCGATAAATAGCTGGGATTTGTTGTGAATCGTAACCAATTTCAATCGACCAACGATGTATCCAGGGAATAGAGAATTCGATATAAAAGTACATTTGATTGATAGTGTCTAATTTGCAGATATGGTCAGAGAGATATAATTCGGTCAGAAATGGAGAGGATTTTTTCCATGAGTTATATAAGGAAGTATATTCGGTTGGCAAAATTTTTACCGATGGGCCGTGATTTGTCCACCAACGAATAAACCAATTTGGAATAGGTTTCTCAAAGACTTTAGGACAGattttgatgaaccaagtgtgttTATGTTTGTAATTATTGTAGTATAACACAGAGGTAAAAGCTTTAATGTAATCCCAGTAGGTAAAGTTGGCAATAGTTTGTCCTTGCGGACCCATGGGAAGACTTCGTTGCGTCATAGAGGAAattccccattcttcaatagggATGAGCTTTTTGATGACTATTTTGGAGTAGCCATGTACTCCAGGGGTGGATTCACCAAGAGGGCTGTGCTCAAAAGTTGCACTGGCGGTGTTAATTAAAATTTGCTCATAATAAGTCCGTGTTTTGTAGGATTCTCCTGCCATATAAACATTAGcggttaaataattttttaagattcTCCATGCTTCTTCGGAGTTTTCTTGTGAGGGGATATGCTGATTTTCCAGATAAATAATGAGTTCCCTTGCTTCGAGTTTCTCATATGAAGGTTTATCTTCATTTTCAGTAATGACTGATGCAAAGGAATCTGCAGCCTTTTTTTGATCAGATAAATAGGACTTAATCTGCTGGAATAAAGGATGAGTTTCAGGAATATCATCAAGATTAATATTCGGAGTTTGTGAGGACGATGCCTCCTGAGAGATTCGGGCATTAACCAGAGTTCGATTCCCATGTTGGAGTACAGGGAAATTAGAacttgttgtgctataagcagaGTTTCTGGTACTTCGTGGATAAGAAGGATTCGTTCGTCCTCCATGGTGCAAATATGCAGGATTTTGATTTCTACCTCGACCTCTTCCTCTGGCTATTTGCCAAAGGGGATCAGCCATACTGCAAAGAAGCATCATTATTTAGtcatttatatcaatatcatACCAGTCATTGTCAGTATTTTCAGGGGTGGTGTACCACCATAATTCATCATGTATTAGTTGGAACCACCATAGGTCATTCAGAACAAGCTTATGAATGAGAGTTTCGAATATCAATTTCTGAATATCTTTAGGTAAAGGAATACTTTGAAGAATTGCAAGAATTGTTTTTTCAGAGAGAAAACGAGTATAGAAAGTCATATTAAATATTCGCGTGATAAAAAATCAGGTAATaaattttcactaccctttttataCTGAATTTCGTAATCGAAAGGGGCTAGCTGAGCTTGCCACCGTGCAAAGATTATTTTAGAAGCATCATGCTTAAAGTCTTTATCAAACATGAATTTAACCGATTGAGCATCTGTTCGAATGACAAATTTTTGATTGTaaagatcatcttgaaattttaagacaCATTTAACAATAGTAAGCATTTCATGAGCAACCGTAGCGTATTTCTTCTGGCTTTCggtccatttaccagaatagaATCGAATTAAACATTCAGATTTTGTATGGGGAtttacttgtttaagtattccgccatatCCAATATTAGAGGCGtcagtttcaataatttttaaccaATTAGGGTTGGCAAGAGAAGTGCAAGGAAGAGATTGTACTCGAGTTTTGATTAGTTTTACCAAATTAGTGTGGGCTTTAGTCCACGGAGTTTTATGATCCTTTTTCAGACGATCTTAGAGCGGGGCTAGATCACGAGACAGATTTTGATAGAAGGGAGAGATGTAATTAAGACTGCCAAGAAATCTTTGCAGTTGTTTTTTGTCAGTAATTTCATCAGGGAATTTGGTAGCGAATTCAAGTACCCGCTGTATTGGCTCAATTGagccttgagaaatattatggcCAAGAAATCGAATACTAGTTTGAAATAGACTGACTTTTAGTTTTGAAATGACTAGAccattttgaataatgatttgcTTAAAAATATGCAGATGTTTAAAATGACTTTCAAGAGTCTTTGAGaatactagaatatcatctatatagacaatgataaaatccatataaggattaaagatatcattcataattttttgaaattcagaaggagcattttttaatccgaatggcataacattccattcatattgtccaaaggggacattaaaagcagttctataagtatgatttttatcaatttgaatctgCCAATAGCCAGATTTGAGATCAAATTTAGAGAATATATTAGCGTCATATAATCTAGACAGTAAATCCCTTTTATTGGGAATGGGATaacgaatccattttaaaactttattcagaggtttataattGATAACTAACCGAGGAATACctcgttctttttcagcagcattattaacatagaaagcagtacaagaccaaggagatttAGAGGGTTTAATAAGTCCCTTTTGAAGGAGACTATCTATCTCTGTTTTGCAAAATTCGACCAAGtttgtattcatttgacagggtcgagattttgtagGAATCTTGTCTTCACTGAAGTTTTCCTCAtagggaagagaaacaatatgtttCTTTCGATTCCAGAAAGCGTTTGGATGATCAGCACAGATATCAAGCATTAATTGGGaagaaatagtttttattttttcttttattttaaccGATTTCATGGTGTCGGAAATATTAATGCTCATTATCtctaattgtaagaaattaagcTGATTTTGCTTTATATTAATAAGAGCGTTTATGTCCCTAGTGACTGGATGAGTGATAAAAGGGTATGAGATTGGCTGATTTTTATATGTGGCCGTAAAACCTCTGGCATCAATATGCTTATAGGGATAAATGGCATTTATGAAAGGAGTACCTAAAATAATAGGCGgataaatttgatttttgaccaagaagaagaaatgaggaATACATACCTTGTCTTGACAAATATGCGTGTTAGgcaatttataattaatatcaagagaatgTCCGGATGCAGATCTAATAACATGAGTagttttttcaaagtattttgtAGGAATCAGACCTTCTTGTATGCAACTAACGTCCgctccactatcaatcatagcaacgTTAGTAATAAAGaagtttttattaattaatatggtACAATTAATATACCACTTATGGGAAGAGACAATTTGCATCATCCCTAGAAAAGAATCATTTTTCGAATTTTCGGTATTGTAATTTTCAAGGTGAAGAGTATCCTCAGAATTTTTTGAGacttcaaaatctttttcttttccttttgaagaagAAGTTGAAAATTTCGTTGTTTCTTCGAGTTTTGAAAGTCGATGATCAGTAACCATCTGATTTTGTTGTAGCGAAATAATttcctttttgagtttttcaacttCGAGTTTCAAATCGTCAAAAGTGGTGTCTCTACCAGGAGTTTTACTTATAGCAAGCCGCCGATTTACTTCAGCTAAAGAATAAGACATAGGTTGATTTTCGAAAGTGTTATCTCTAGATGTACTAGAAGAAGCAGAAGTTGTTTGGGTAGCAAGATTAAGGATTTTCTCACGAAGTTTTTCATCCGAAACTTCTTTAAGTAATTCAAGAATATTTTCAGCGGTGAGAGTTTTAACATCAAGATCTAGGTCTTCGAAttgcgcttgaagtttatacatcatttcatcacaattgcaCAAATCATTATCACAGTCATTACATCTATTATTCTGATTTTGCTCACTACctgaattaggtaattcaaaatcattttcagaagtagaatcagattcagagtcagaggtatataataaattatagacttggtcatgaacttcttcagaaagtctTAATGACTTAAGTTTTTGCAATTTGCAATTGGGAGCAATATGACCATATTGATTACACTTATAGCATTTGATTTTTGCTAAATCACGCTTCGAATGATTTTTAGCAAATCTAGTAGACTTTCGGAAGGACTTTCGAGCTTCGCGCTCTTCCTTACTCCGATGCCTAGAGTGTTTGGATTTATAGTAAGCTTTGGATTTTGAATATTTTCGGGATTTTTGAACCAAGGGTTTTTCCATGCCGAATTGTTCACAGAAGTCGCCCAATTGAGATTTCTCTCTGAGCTTATCAAGCTTGACTTGTCTAGCTAATTTAAGCTCATTACAGAGGGCTAAGCCTTCTTGTGTACAAGCTACAATTAgttgaccataagttttttcagAATAAGGAATTTcgccataagatcctctaagagTTTTACGAACACGTGCAGCAAATAGGGGGGGAAGACcgtcaatgaatttagctttccaatgttCATACTTACTCTCGGGTAAGTCTATGACTCGACTAAGAAATGTGTCTTTATACCAACGAAATTCGCCTAGATGGCGGCATTTTAAACCATTGAGAAGGGTTCGAATATTTTCGTATTGATTGGTAAATCGTCcgccaaaatgttcaataatagtTAGCATGAGTGTATAGACTGCATCTGATCTACCTGCCGGGAGAGCACGACCAAGATTATCTTTCCCCGGTTGATCATTTGTAGCATTAAAGATAGCTTCGCGTTTTGTATCATCTAGAAAATTATCCCACCAACCTCGGAGTTGACCAGTGAAacccgcaacaatcattttacaaattgtttggtCATTTTGAGTGGTGCTAGAACCAGTGGATTTAGTGGCTAACGCGATTGTAGCATACATAGACATACGATGAATAAGGATAGAGATTTGTCGGTCGgataatccgtcaatattccattcatatatAGCGTCACCGCTATAAGACGTATTTGTTTGATTCCAATCCcgttcctctatcagaacatcttgggGAGTAGGACGTGGATAATAggcagtagacatacggggaatatccGCGTATTTTTTCCCTGGCTGTCGTTTAAAAATACCTTTGAGTTTGTAAAGTTCAGTCGAGAGAACCTTACTTGGATTGTCAGAAGAATCAAGATCATCCGCAAAGTTGGATTCAAGATTGTGAACAAACTCATTTGAAATATTCAGTGGTTGAATATGTAAGTGCGAGAATTTTTTATCTAGGAGTTTTTCTAATTGATCGATTGGAGAGTCTTGTGTGAAACCATCGATTTCAATAGGTCGTTGAATACAGGGTTTTGAAAGAATAAAACCTTCATCAACAGGTTGtttggaagtagaaggaataTCAGCGGAATTAATTTTTGCACTAAGCTGGGTTACCAGAACAATAAGTTCATCGAGTTTGGTATCCAGAGAGGAAATATGTTCACCGAGAACTTTAACATAaagacttaaataattattttgagatataaggttatttatttcagagaCAGTAATTTTTCCGACATCGtcatgaataaatttttgaaaggcTGAAAAAGTCATGCCTGTGTTATTTGGGAGAATGAATGACGATTGAGGAGGATAACAGGCTTGAGTGACTGTACCGTCAGGATTTTGATAGGAACGTTCTATAAGCTTGATATACGATGGCAGATAAGCTGACATAAACCAAGGAacaaaaaagataatttgattatgcagaacacatttttcataaaattcttcagaaatatttcgtaattcatcCTGAGTATAGGTTTCAAAAAACCAAGTCCTAAAATTGGTCCATTTTTCAGTAAAAAATtccttttgaatatattttcttgcctgagaaccaggactaaaatcaataagttgtccTATCATGTTTAAACAGAATTAATGTCGAATTCCATCTCGGAAggagtaggattttcattatagaaatcttgaacaatatttgttttagaatttattttaattttatcaacatTGTGAGAAGTCGTTGGTAAATCTGCAGAGTTTAAAGTATGTAATGATGCAGCGCGATTTCTAGCGGGGCCATATATAGGTGCAGAAGGTTCAATAGGAGAAATATGCTGAATTTGAGGAAGTCTTCTAGGTAAAGAGAAAGAATTTCGATAAGCAGGAGGACTATTGTCAAATTGAAGACAAATTTGTCCATCTGAGTTCTGAGTTACTCGTGTTAACTCTGAATTAGTTACTTCATGTGCTAACTGCTTCAGAGAAGTAACAGAGTTTAGAACCCAAGTCTGAGGGAAGTCAATTTCATCCCACCGAATAGGTCTTCGAGtagttattttggattttataaaatttgtttCAATAAGAAGAGTGCAATCAGAATTATCATCTATCAATTTACAACGAGGATTTAAAGTAGATAATAGGCGGTAGTATATGCGGTAAGACAAGCCAATAAGTTCAGATCCGGGAGCATAATTATATCCATGAGTTTTTACGTTTAGGGTTAAGGCGTGAAGGATGTTTACATCAgttaaagataataataaattaGGCTGAGTATTGAAATAAACAGGACCATACGCAAGAGTTGATTCGATAGAACCCATTAAAGATTTTcggaaatttaaatttctagcatcgcGTAGAGCGGCTAAAAATGTCTCAGGAAGACCCTTTAAGGTTAGAGGTCGAAAAGCAATTTGTACAAGACCAATATGCATATAGTTAAAATTgcgtttaaaaatatcaatatctcGCTTGTGCAGAAGTTGAATagtctgttcatcagcatttaGAGCAAGAGATTGTTCTGAGGTTTTAATAATCTgtttgtgtttgattttatcaaaaaacCCATATTCATAAATAGTTTTTAACTCAACCTTCggaatagtccatttatttaGAAGATCTATATCTTGAGGCaaatctacctcttcgagttttTTTAATGATATGTCATGTTAAttagaagagaagaaatatttttaaaatattaaatatcttttgaggaaaataaaaataattgagtGATATTTTTACTGTAAAAGAAATATGATATTTgtagataatttttaaaatacgGGGAAATTATGATGTTTCCGAAACTTGGATTAATAGAACCCAGCCCATTAACACGGCATTGGACGCACCACTAGGGTCTAGAAACTTCTTTCTAGAATCTTATCAGTCTTCTAGCATTTTCTATGCTATACTATATGACCTCCCAAGTCTAGCAAAACTCACAATTCACATTTGAATAGTTGATTTTGAAAGAACAAAGTAGAAGATGGCAGCGAACAATGATTTAGCTTTAGACTTGGAAGAACTTCAGCATCTTCAGGGCATAGCGAAACGACCTCGTGTGCTTTCTCTCATTTCCTCTGAGATTCGTAACTTGGAAAAGGTTTTTTCGTTGAAtcttcactttttacttttataaGTCTTTTGCTATTTGATGGGGGCGTTGAGTGACCGGTAAGGTTGCTGTCACCTGATCTAAGGTGATACTGTGTATAATAGACCTTTGTGGTCTGGCTCCAGTCCGTCCCTGGACCTGCACATAGCGGTAGTTTTTAGTACACCGGACTGGCCTTTCGAGTCTTTTGCTATTTCCATTCCGCTATTGTTGCTCGTCAGCatatttgtatgtatgtatatctttAAATTTACGTTTTGTTTCCCGTGTGTGAGTTGTCGCCTGAATATGCGACTCTTAAATTAGTAAATGATACGGATAAAGGTAGTAGTGTATTGTCTTGCTATTCATCCATATTAGCAGTCGTAGCACTGCTCTAGTAGTATCTTGTCCTTAATTTTTGTTACTATCAGGTGTGTCTTATACTTTGATTGCCATATTATTTTGCTCTAGTTACTGTTTAGAATGCTTTGTTATGCTTTCACTGTTGTCTGTTATTTTTCTAGACTGCTTTGGGGTTTTTTCCTTGAGCCAAAGGTCTATATGTAGGGAAAAGATCTGCCTACACTCTATCCTTCCTTCTCAGACCCTTCTTTGTAAGAATGCACCGGATATGTTAGTGTTGTTGTAAGTTGGGTATTACTGAACTTTGCTCAAATATCCTATGTGTGTCTTCTCTTTCTTTAGATCTTTCAATGCTTAAACAATTAATGCAGTACTATTTCGTTTACTCGGTTTAAATGATACTAGTTCTCATGATTCATTTCATTTTAGGACCAACTTTTGTGTAGAAAACTAAAGGTATCGATTTTCTTAATAGGGTAAGCCGGTAA contains:
- the LOC124886632 gene encoding uncharacterized protein LOC124886632 is translated as MTFSAFQKFIHDDVGKITVSEINNLISQNNYLSLYVKVLGEHISSLDTKLDELIVLVTQLSAKINSADIPSTSKQPVDEGFILSKPCIQRPIEIDGFTQDSPIDQLEKLLDKKFSHLHIQPLNISNEFVHNLESNFADDLDSSDNPSKVLSTELYKLKGIFKRQPGKKYADIPRMSTAYYPRPTPQDVLIEERDWNQTNTSYSGDAIYEWNIDGLSDRQISILIHRMSMYATIALATKSTGSSTTQNDQTICKMIVAGFTGQLRGWWDNFLDDTKREAIFNATNDQPGKDNLGRALPAGRSDAVYTLMLTIIEHFGGRFTNQYENIRTLLNGLKCRHLGEFRWYKDTFLSRVIDLPESKYEHWKAKFIDGLPPLFAARVRKTLRGSYGEIPYSEKTYGQLIVACTQEGLALCNELKLARQVKLDKLREKSQLGDFCEQFGMEKPLVQKSRKYSKSKAYYKSKHSRHRSKEEREARKSFRKSTRFAKNHSKRDLAKIKCYKCNQYGHIAPNCKLQKLKSLRLSEEVHDQVYNLLYTSDSESDSTSENDFELPNSGSEQNQNNRCNDCDNDLCNCDEMMYKLQAQFEDLDLDVKTLTAENILELLKEVSDEKLREKILNLATQTTSASSSTSRDNTFENQPMSYSLAEVNRRLAISKTPGRDTTFDDLKLEVEKLKKEIISLQQNQMVTDHRLSKLEETTKFSTSSSKGKEKDFEVSKNSEDTLHLENYNTENSKNDSFLGMMQIVSSHKWYINCTILINKNFFITNVAMIDSGADVSCIQEGLIPTKYFEKTTHVIRSASGHSLDINYKLPNTHICQDKVCIPHFFFLVKNQIYPPIILGTPFINAIYPYKHIDARGFTATYKNQPISYPFITHPVTRDINALINIKQNQLNFLQLEIMSINISDTMKSVKIKEKIKTISSQLMLDICADHPNAFWNRKKHIVSLPYEENFSEDKIPTKSRPCQMNTNLVEFCKTEIDSLLQKGLIKPSKSPWSCTAFYVNNAAEKERGIPRLVINYKPLNKVLKWIRYPIPNKRDLLMADPLWQIARGRGRGRNQNPAYLHHGGRTNPSYPRSTRNSAYSTTSSNFPVLQHGNRTLVNARISQEASSSQTPNINLDDIPETHPLFQQIKSYLSDQKKAADSFASVITENEDKPSYEKLEARELIIYLENQHIPSQENSEEAWRILKNYLTANVYMAGESYKTRTYYEQILINTASATFEHSPLGESTPGVHGYSKIVIKKLIPIEEWGISSMTQRSLPMGPQGQTIANFTYWDYIKAFTSVLYYNNYKHKHTWFIKICPKVFEKPIPNWFIRWWTNHGPSVKILPTEYTSLYNSWKKSSPFLTELYLSDHICKLDTINQMYFYIEFSIPWIHRWSIEIGYDSQQIPAIYRTFYCNFWDKLLRIDPDTKLPYGHDQKKEIKEKISAYERTPKKSILIEDKSLNYVSRRISAHDGNKLQLIEEYLAEVRDKLLHTVEQTSDTSMNSTERNTDDITDSQPPETLNADEVLANAEEFLRWGHKK